One genomic window of Peromyscus maniculatus bairdii isolate BWxNUB_F1_BW_parent chromosome 2, HU_Pman_BW_mat_3.1, whole genome shotgun sequence includes the following:
- the Tssk3 gene encoding testis-specific serine/threonine-protein kinase 3, which produces MEDFLLSNGYQLGKTIGEGTYSKVKEAFSKKHQRKVAIKIIDKIGGPEEFIQRFLPRELQIVRTLDHKNIIRVYEMLESADGKIYLVMELAEGGDVFDCVLNGGPLPESRAKALFRQMVEAIRYCHGCGVAHRDLKCENALLQGFNLKLTDFGFAKVLPKSRRELSQTFCGSTAYAAPEVLQGIPHDSKKGDVWSMGVVLYVMLCASLPFDDTDIPKMLWQQQKGVSFPTHLGISTECQDLLKRLLEPDMILRPSIEEVSWHPWLAST; this is translated from the exons ATGGAGGACTTTCTACTCTCCAATGGGTACCAGCTGGGCAAGACCATTGGGGAAGGGACCTACTCAAAAGTCAAAGAAGCATTTTCCaaaaaacatcaaagaaaagTGGCAATTAAAATTATAGACAAGATAGGAGGGCCAGAAG AGTTTATCCAGAGATTCCTGCCTCGAGAGCTCCAGATTGTCCGTACCCTGGACCACAAAAACATCATCCGGGTGTATGAGATGCTGGAGTCGGCGGATGGAAAGATCTACCTGGTGATGGAACTGGCTGAGGGAGGGGATGTCTTTGACTGTGTGCTGAACGGAGGGCCACTTCCCGAGAGCCGGGCCAAGGCCCTCTTCCGCCAGATGGTTGAGGCTATTCGCTACTGCCATGGCTGTGGCGTGGCCCACCGAGACCTTAAGTGTGAGAACGCCTTGTTGCAGGGCTTCAACCTAAAGCTGACCGACTTTGGCTTTGCCAAGGTGCTACCCAAGTCACGCAGGGAGCTGAGCCAGACCTTCTGTGGCAGCACAGCCTACGCCGCTCCCGAGGTGCTGCAGGGCATACCCCACGATAGCAAGAAAGGTGATGTCTGGAGCATGGGTGTGGTCCTGTATGTGATGCTTTGTGCAAGTCTACCTTTTGATGACACAGATATCCCCAAGATGCTGTGGCAGCAACAGAAGGGGGTATCCTTCCCCACTCATCTGGGCATCTCAACCGAATGCCAGGACCTGCTGAAGCGGCTCCTGGAACCAGATATGATACTCCGGCCTTCAATCGAAGAAGTTAGTTGGCACCCATGGCTAGCAAGCACTTGA
- the Fam229a gene encoding protein FAM229A: MQPFPSTLGPGHAADTCQAPPGPERPPAARARAVASSLGLASVSGRVPRGLEMSAQETPQGRRFPIEAGDSPGLASAPESQDSPEPVATDHNPVRPLRRCPGCHCLTLLHVPIDVYLAMGGSPRARAT, translated from the exons ATGCAGCCCTTCCCTTCGACGCTGGGACCCGGGCACGCAGCAGACACCTGCCAGGCTCCGCCTGGACCGGAGCGTCCTCCCGCGGCCAGGGCTCGGGCAGTTGCTTCCAGCCTGGGACTGGCCTCGGTCTCCGGCAG AGTGCCCCGGGGCCTGGAGATGAGTGCCCAGGAGACCCCACAGGGTCGAAGATTCCCCATTGAGGCCGGAGACTCCCCTGGCCTTGCCTCCGCCcccgagtcccaggacagcccgGAGCCTGTAGCTACGGATCATAACCCGGTCAG GCCGCTCCGACGCTGCCCGGGCTGCCACTGTCTGACGCTGCTGCACGTGCCCATCGACGTCTACCTGGCCATGGGCGGGAGCCCCCGGGCCCGTGCCACCTGA